The nucleotide window TTTGAAACAGGAATTGTTTTAGATGATGGTTATAAAACCCTTCCTGCAAGGTTGGCCATTCCAGATTCTAACCAACCAAACATTGTGACCGTATGGTTAAAAGAAGGGAAATACAGACAAATCCGAAGAATGTTTCAAAGTTTAGGTAAGGAAGTCATTTACCTAAAACGAATGAAGATGGGAAATTTAGAATTGGATCCAACGTTAACACTCGGGGCTTATCGTGAATTAACTGCCGATGAGGAAATTCTTCTCAAACAAAAAGCACCCATCATTCAATAAACCTTTCTATTTTGTCAAAGAAAGCGGCAGGTGCTCGTCTCGGTCTAGAGTTGGAAAGAGAAACAAATAACTGTTCGTCTTTCATGCTGGCGAGTAAGTTGCCATTTAGGTCTACAATGTCTTGTCTAAAATAAAACCGAATTTTTTCAAAACTTTCGATCCAACTTAAAATTTTGACATGCGTACCTGGCTCAGGTTGTTTATGGATTACGATTTCACCACCCATAAAAAAAGTAGTGGAGTCTGTTTCTTTAATAAGGCTCAAGTCTACGATTTCTTTAAAAAATAAAAAACGTCCCTCTTCAAACACTTTCCAAATTGCATCCGAAGGTAAATTCCAATAACAATTCATATCACTAAAAGGAATATAATAATCATGTTCTACTGTATTTTGTAAGATGGGTTTCGGATGGATGGTAAATTCATATGGTGTAATATTGATTTCTGGAATTGCAGTAATGACAATATTGTTCCCATCCTGAACTAATTTTGATGTTGTTTCTAATTGACAGGCTTTTTTCCCGTCACTACCTAAAATGGTTTGTTTCCAAAAGAGGATTCCATGATCCATTCGAAATACTTGCGATTCCACTGTAATTTCTGAATTTGCAAATTGTTGGCTTAAAAACCGAACGTAGGTAGATCCAGGTAAATAACTAATGTTATTACTTAACATATCTTCTACAGAATATCCAAATTCTCTTAAAACTTCACATCTCGCATCGTAGCCGAAACGTTCATAGGTCCGACTAGTGACATGACGGTTCCAGTCCAAATCAAAATGATGTGTGGTTAAGGATTTACGGAAAATTTGGCTCATTCCACCTTTCTTTTCATTTTAAATGAATGGTAAAGTAGAATTCTTGTCGGATTTAACTTGCAGACCTAAGAATGTAATTTGATTTTTATATCTAAAAGTTTACCAATAACATCCAATCCATTTAGTTTTTTATTTGATTCTACAAAATAGGGTAATTGCCATTTTTGTGTGGTTAGTCCTTGTTTGTTGTCTGGTATGTCCCAAGCAGGATATACTCGGAATCCTCTTTTGCCTTCGTGTTTTCCGGAAAGTATTCCTTTTTCATCTAATATCTGTTTTGTGAATATGAAATGACCAACACGATTGTTATTCAGAGTAGCAATAATAAAAATGTCAATATCATCTTTGCTCTTAAATGGTTCAATAGGACCATCTTTACTACGTTTCCATAAAGTTACAAATTGACCTACTTTTTTAGATGTGATTTTTGCTTTTCGAAATCTTATGTTTTTCTTTTGAATTTGAAAATAACAAGCATCGTATTCTGCACTTTCCGGTTCTAGTTGAATGTTATGGATCTCTAAACCAAGTGAATCGAACAAACTTTCTTTGGAGATCTTTAAGAATTGAGGGAATGTTTTTTGGTTTGATGGATTGATAGACATCGCTTGTAAACCACCTTGTATTAATGTGATACTGTTTTAAGTCCAACAACAGATAAGATGAGTGTGGTTAGAAAAAATATCCGCCAGAAATCTACAGGTTCTTTGAATAAAATGATTCCAATGAGAACGGTGCCCACAGCACCAATTCCTGTCCAAACTGCATAACTTGTACCAATAGGCAAAGACTGAGTCACTTTAATTAGTAACAACATGCTGACGAGTAATGAAATAAAAAAGCCAAAATACCATAAGTAAGTTTCAGTTCCTGTGGTTTCTTTTGCTTTTCCCAAACAAGTGGCAAACATTACCTCAAAAATTCCTGCAATAAATAGTAAAATCCAATTCATACTCACTCCTAAAAGATAGGTTTTCGGTTCTATGTTAGGATGTAAACTGCATATAAATCAATTCAGTCTACTAGTAAGGATTGTGAGTTTGAGATGTTTTAGAACTTGTGTTTTTGAAATTCTAAAATATCGTCCGCTTTCCTTTATTCTTCGATTTTTGTTTCATGGAAATTATTCAACTAATTGGTTTAATAATTGACTAAAAAAATGCCATGATTTAAATTCAACCAAATGGTTGAATTTCGTAAAAAAGAACAAATGTTGGATCGAGTGTTTGCAGCCCTTGCAGATCATTCTCGAAGGCAAATGTTAGCCAGTCTCCGTAAAGGTAATTTGAGTATATCGGAACTCGCAGAGCCATTTGCGATGTCTTTTGCAGGGGTTGCCAAACATATCGATGTGCTTACTGAAGCACAACTAGTTCGGAAGGTGCGTGCTCCCGAAGATGGTCGAAGTTTTCGATTGGAGTTACAAAATCAAACCTTAACGGAAGCAACCAATTGGATTCGCTATCATCAAGAGTTTTGGACGAGTAAATTAGCAAATCTCGAAGCGTTTTTTGAGGAGAAGGAATATGAACAAACAAGTCCTAAAAGTAGAAAAAAGAATTAGCGCCGACCCCGTGCGTCTCTTTCGTGCATGGCTGAATGTGGAGGATTTTTCACGTTGGTTTTTGTCAGGAGAGATGATCGGGATTGATTCTGTTGCAATGGATCCAAGGCCAGGTGGAAAGTTTTTAATCAACATGACCCTTGATGGAAAAATTCTTCCTCATGAAGGCGAGTACATTACTATCGATGAACCCAGAAAAATAGTTTTTACTTGGCGATCTCATGCAACTGAAAACAAAGATACGCTCGTGACAGTTACCTTTTCAGAAGTGAAAGCTTCATCCACTTCGAATGGTTTAAATGAGAAACCACAAACTTTAGTCACTTTGGTTCATGAAGAATTAGAGAACGACATCCAAATCAAAATGCATAGCCAAGGTTGGACAAACATACTTGAAGGTTTAAACTATTGGATGAGTTAGGAAATGAATTCAAATTAAATATATAAATCATTTGAGTTGAGTAGATTAAAACAAGGAGAGTTGTATGGGTATATACCACAAAGTAGGAATACGGGCGGGAGAAAAGGAAGTGATCAATGCATTGACCACGAAATCCGGATTAGCTAATTGGTGGACAAAGGAAGTGGATGGTAGTTTTACTTCTGGAGTTTCTTCCATTGGAGAGTCCATTTTTTTTGGATTTGGGCATGGCAATGCTATTGAGATGAAGGTAAAGGAATTGGAACCCAAACATTTATTATGGGAATGTCTTTCCGGACCGGAAGATTGGATCGGTTCTCATATCGATTTCCAATTAAGTTTAGGCAAAGCGAACGATGGAGGAGGGATGACAATTCTTTACTTCAGACACAAAGATTGGAAAAAGGAATCTGAATTCACTGCGCATTGCAGTATGAAATGGGCAGTTTTTTTACTTAGTTTAAAAAACCTTTTAGAAGATGGAGTTGGCAGACCTTCCCCTGAAGATATCAAAATCGACGACATCAATTGATATTTTCCCCGCGGTTTGTATCTGTAACGCAAGCCGCATAGTTTTCTAAATTAAAAAATAGAAATTATTTTCGCTACATCGGTAGTAGATTCTTCCATTGTCTCTTTTGTCTCCAAGCTAAGATACTTTTAATAGATAACAAGAAGATCATCATTAGAAATGGAGCAGGGACAATATTATATTGTAAAAACTCCAAATATAAAACAATAGTAACGATAATCGGAGACAAATTCAATAATCCAGTAGCAGTCGTTTTCTAAAGAGAATTAAGTAACCACATGAAATTTCTCAAACACCTACAATATGTCTTAAATATCCGGTCGTAATAAGGGCTGCTATAAAATTAGCAGCTTTCGGAGTCATGGGAGGACTTGACAAAAGATCTACTATCATCAGTTTTTCGTTACAGGGAAAATCTTTAGAAAGAATTCTACCCAAAAAAAATATTGGCTCATTTGGAACCTATCTTGAATTCAATGCTAGAGAAAAC belongs to Leptospira terpstrae serovar Hualin str. LT 11-33 = ATCC 700639 and includes:
- a CDS encoding acyl-CoA thioesterase: MSQIFRKSLTTHHFDLDWNRHVTSRTYERFGYDARCEVLREFGYSVEDMLSNNISYLPGSTYVRFLSQQFANSEITVESQVFRMDHGILFWKQTILGSDGKKACQLETTSKLVQDGNNIVITAIPEINITPYEFTIHPKPILQNTVEHDYYIPFSDMNCYWNLPSDAIWKVFEEGRFLFFKEIVDLSLIKETDSTTFFMGGEIVIHKQPEPGTHVKILSWIESFEKIRFYFRQDIVDLNGNLLASMKDEQLFVSLSNSRPRRAPAAFFDKIERFIE
- a CDS encoding MepB family protein, which encodes MSINPSNQKTFPQFLKISKESLFDSLGLEIHNIQLEPESAEYDACYFQIQKKNIRFRKAKITSKKVGQFVTLWKRSKDGPIEPFKSKDDIDIFIIATLNNNRVGHFIFTKQILDEKGILSGKHEGKRGFRVYPAWDIPDNKQGLTTQKWQLPYFVESNKKLNGLDVIGKLLDIKIKLHS
- a CDS encoding DMT family transporter, yielding MNWILLFIAGIFEVMFATCLGKAKETTGTETYLWYFGFFISLLVSMLLLIKVTQSLPIGTSYAVWTGIGAVGTVLIGIILFKEPVDFWRIFFLTTLILSVVGLKTVSH
- a CDS encoding ArsR/SmtB family transcription factor, which produces MVEFRKKEQMLDRVFAALADHSRRQMLASLRKGNLSISELAEPFAMSFAGVAKHIDVLTEAQLVRKVRAPEDGRSFRLELQNQTLTEATNWIRYHQEFWTSKLANLEAFFEEKEYEQTSPKSRKKN
- a CDS encoding SRPBCC family protein; protein product: MNKQVLKVEKRISADPVRLFRAWLNVEDFSRWFLSGEMIGIDSVAMDPRPGGKFLINMTLDGKILPHEGEYITIDEPRKIVFTWRSHATENKDTLVTVTFSEVKASSTSNGLNEKPQTLVTLVHEELENDIQIKMHSQGWTNILEGLNYWMS
- a CDS encoding SRPBCC family protein, producing MGIYHKVGIRAGEKEVINALTTKSGLANWWTKEVDGSFTSGVSSIGESIFFGFGHGNAIEMKVKELEPKHLLWECLSGPEDWIGSHIDFQLSLGKANDGGGMTILYFRHKDWKKESEFTAHCSMKWAVFLLSLKNLLEDGVGRPSPEDIKIDDIN